The following is a genomic window from Pecten maximus unplaced genomic scaffold, xPecMax1.1, whole genome shotgun sequence.
AATGTTCTCTTGCTTTAAAAAGATgccgacatatatatatatggtaagcATTTATAAAATAGTCCTGGTACGGGAAATATGTTGATGATATCCTTCTAaatctgttttttgtttgagCACGAAAGGAAGTGTACGTCATAACTCATGTGATTAAATGTAATACAGATTTACACGCCAAAACATCCCGCCTATACACAAGTCGATAAAAGACGTAGGACATTTCGACACGAGAATTGGCCCAGAAATATTATGATCCAGTCTTCTAATCAACTTGCAGCGGCTGGTTTCTTTTATGCAGGTAAATGTTTATAGGAAAATTTATGTATGTCTCATCATTTTTTATGCAAAGTTTTTATTAGCCTGGTATTATATTATCTTGTTTAAGGTAGTTTAGTGTCATCgtccagggtcatatgagataTACTATTTCTAGCccataaaacatttttgtacTTGAAAATTTCGGCCATCATTATATAGCTACTAGctgatgaaaatataaattctaTAGTAAAAATATTTGTGGATTTAAGTAGCATGAGGGCCTAGATATTTTTAATCTTATATTTTTCAGCCTGATACTTTTATTGAAAATAGACAATTTAAGAATACATTTTCAAAGTAACTATATAAGAGTAACGTCATTGGATTTGCTCTGTtaaacaaatatgtacattgtatttgaccgattctttatattttcaatgtaGCTAATTATGAAATCGcataacatgttttttttaaatctttattccTGTAGGAGTGGGTAACACTGTTAGGTGCCACTACTGTGATCGGAGCCTTAAAGATTGGGAACCTGCAGATGATCCCTGGGTAGAACATGCCCGACTGTTTCCGTTTTGCAAGTTTGTGTTGAAAATGAAAGGCATGAACTTCATCCAAGCTTCTGCCACTGGGAATGTGAGTAAAACTTGAGAgtcaatttaaatatttgaatgcACGTCTCGAATAATTTTCATCACTCTAATAACTGTAAATGTTAATTAGACACTTTCAaagtattgattattttttcaagATGCTACATCGCCGAAAATGATGCATGACATGGCACccatgatatagaaatatatctaatcaaTACCTTCAATAAATCATCTAATAATGATCACTGATCAGACCAAAATTTAGATACAAAATATAGAGACGCAGAATGATAAGATTTCTTCGGGATGAAATTAATGTATCTACTTTAGATCtaaaagataaaattaaaagCTCAAGCcttggaagggggggggggggggggggggctttaaTTGAGATTTCAAACCTAAATCTAATAAAAACATATGTGACCTCATGTTGGCATATTACGTAAAGATATGTTGTTCTCATTCTTATTACGTAAGTAACATTTAACATATGTAGTAGAGTTAaggtatatatttttctttagcCTGGAAACATGCTACCGCCACCCGTCGTTCGATCAGTAGAACCACACTTCAACGAACGTAAGTAAAATGAGATATTAAGCTCGGTGTTAAAAAATTCGCATTTACCCAACTGTGATATgaatgataatatttttacattgatTTCAGTTATAGCTTAagttatgaaaaaataaaatgaagcaTTGTCCTTTTCCGCCGTAACTTTATACGCTTTATACAATGCTCACCTATGAAAAATGTTATCATTAATTCTAATAAAATGATATCGTATATCACCTGGAAGTGGATTATTACACTTTTACTCTTCTCTATTTACACTTTGGTATCTTAATTACCAAAGGTTTTGcctaattattatatttatttattatcttgTTGATTTCGATGCGACCTGCCACTGCTCCACTGTAGCACTCCAACAGGTCAATTATAATATATCCAAGCACATGAGATATATGCTTAATTATATAAGATAGTACAAACCATACAAGGGAAGAACAGATATAATGTAGGACATGTAGAACACGTACTTTAACTTAACTTATGAGAGGCTTTGATGTAactatgtttttgttataggTAATTATCATGTATTGATAATATGGCTATAATTCTATGATCTAAGAACAATAGTGTGTT
Proteins encoded in this region:
- the LOC117320156 gene encoding baculoviral IAP repeat-containing protein 2-like — encoded protein: MIQSSNQLAAAGFFYAGVGNTVRCHYCDRSLKDWEPADDPWVEHARLFPFCKFVLKMKGMNFIQASATGNPGNMLPPPVVRSVEPHFNERQRDFTQRHNGDGGRRTLEPGDVNTGSEPEVPVPPTLLTPAAPLVQALDDGDSIPPSGNTWTENDLEINLQDHVRVKLNPPH